Genomic segment of Methanolobus mangrovi:
AGGCCTGTGCGCACTTAAGGCATCCGCTCTCATAGAAGTATTCTACCGATACATTTCCAGCCTGAGCTATTCCTGTTGTAAGCACCAGCAACAATATCAAAATGCCAGCTGTTCTGCTCAAGGGCAGTTTAGTGGCAGGATGTTGATGCACAGGTCTTTTTCTCATATTGGCTTTCCAAGACGGATTTAGTGCTGACTTCCAGAAGCTCGCCGGTGCTGGATGATACATAGCCTTCTATTACATAGAGGTCCTTTATGCCTGAGCATGCGCAGCTACGTTCCATGATCTCAATCTTCCATATCTCTTCATCATCAGAAGCAGTACTATTCGGGGCACTCTCAACAAGTGATGTACTCGTGACCCTCCACTCTTCCACCTTGAAATGGGATGAATAGTATGCTGCCACATCAGAGTTGTTCTGAACAATTTCTATGGCTTGTGACTCATTTATGGTCTGGCTGCCAACTTCAGGCCCAAGTAGCATGTATGCACCCACAATACCTGCGCATGCTACAACAGCCAAGGCTATAATTACAATGGCTTTGCTTTTTTCCATATGTAATATGGTAATCACATTTAAGCTATAAATGTTACTAAATAGAAGGGGTGCTAAATACGTGATAATGGCTTTGCTATTTATGTTCAGGAAACAAAGACATTATTATTGAATTACAACTTATAATGCGGGTATCAGGGGAAAACAGTCATGAGGACATTGCTTTTGAGGATATATCTTAGTGAGAATGATAAGTACAAAGGGAAAACTGCACACCATGCTGTTATAGAATTCCTGAAGGAACAGGGGATAGCTGGTGCTACGGTTCATCATTGTATCGAAGGATATGGCATCCATCACAAAATACATACTGCAAGTGTGCTCAGGCTTGGAACGGATCTTCCGGTTATCGTGCAGGCAGTGGACAGGGAAGAAAAAATAAGAGACCTTATTCCGAAACTAAAGGAAATACTACCTACGGAACTTATGATCGTCCAGGAGGCAGAGGTAGTTTCGGGAGAAGGCTTTAAAGAAAATATTTAAGCTTGCTGATTACTTGTAGATCACTACTGTGCTTCCCCTTACATCTATAAGGGTTGCTTTGGTTGCCTCTGCAAGTTTTTCTGCAGATTGTTTTATGTCTTCGCCTTCAGCGCTGGTCTTCAGCATCTTTATCTTAAGCAGACGGTTTGCTTTCAGCTGTTTTTTAATTTCTTCCAGGACAGATTCTGTTATTCCGTTCTTTCCGATGTTGATGATTGGCTTTATCTTTGTAGCCTCGGTCCTTAATTGATATATTTTATCTTTTTCCATTATGATACACCTGATAAGTAGTTCAATATAAATGATTCAATCATAAGATAGTATAAAAAGAATGTCCATTCAAGAGATAAAGTGGGTGATATACCGGAAATATCTTGAGAATTCGGGCATATTGGGGAAAATTTCTATGTTTTCCTGAGAGATACTTTCGTTCCTTCAATGCTGTACTCGAACCATGGAGTAGGCTTTGATGTCATACCCACTACTCTTATGGCGTAGGCATCTCCTACTGCTTTGATCTCGATCATGCCATCGAAAAGTTGCTTCAGGGTGGCTATGGTCTGCACATCGTGCATTTGGTCTTCTACAACATAAAGTCCAAAACCATTAGCTGCTTTTACACGCCCTGTAAATACATGAAGGAATCTGAAAACAGTCTGTATGTTCGAATACATAAGAATGGTAGACAGCGAATTGATACACAAATGTATTTTCTTCTTCTGTTTTTTGACTAGCATCTCTTCAAAGAACTGGCTGATCTTGACTCCAATTCCTGTAAGGTCTACTGGACTAGATGCTCTTTTTATCTTTTCGGTATCTGCAGCACCGAGGCCAAGCGTTCTGGTTACGCAGTCGACAATTCCGATGTCAGTATTTTGGATGTCCATCCCATTATCTTCAAACCAGGCAAGTATACGTTCTCCTGGCTCGCGTGTGGAAACAATTATAGCTGAATTCTCTGAATTCTGGCTGTTAAAAACAATTGCGTTCAAAAGCTCATCTTTTCGGCTCATAGGCGGACCTATCATCATCAGATTGGTTCCTTCCCGGATGTTGCCAAGCAATTCATCCAGTTCCTTGATACCTAAAGAGTAGCCGGACATGTTTCCCTCTTCATTGGGATTGTATATAGGATTTGCCCTTTAATGCACTTGCTGCTTTTTATTAAAGGTGCTGTGGTAATATGTGAGCTATATAATATATAAATTTTAACATATATAAGTGTGCCTTTTGCACATTCTAATAAAATAATGCAGAATATATAAATCTTTTTTGGTTATTGATGTGCATGCTTTACAACGTGTCCTGTTTCAGGAAGGATTATTTCACTTAATGCAAGCTCAACTGC
This window contains:
- a CDS encoding RAD55 family ATPase, which translates into the protein MSGYSLGIKELDELLGNIREGTNLMMIGPPMSRKDELLNAIVFNSQNSENSAIIVSTREPGERILAWFEDNGMDIQNTDIGIVDCVTRTLGLGAADTEKIKRASSPVDLTGIGVKISQFFEEMLVKKQKKKIHLCINSLSTILMYSNIQTVFRFLHVFTGRVKAANGFGLYVVEDQMHDVQTIATLKQLFDGMIEIKAVGDAYAIRVVGMTSKPTPWFEYSIEGTKVSLRKT
- a CDS encoding flagellar basal body-associated FliL family protein; translation: MEKSKAIVIIALAVVACAGIVGAYMLLGPEVGSQTINESQAIEIVQNNSDVAAYYSSHFKVEEWRVTSTSLVESAPNSTASDDEEIWKIEIMERSCACSGIKDLYVIEGYVSSSTGELLEVSTKSVLESQYEKKTCASTSCH
- a CDS encoding YhbY family RNA-binding protein — its product is MEKDKIYQLRTEATKIKPIINIGKNGITESVLEEIKKQLKANRLLKIKMLKTSAEGEDIKQSAEKLAEATKATLIDVRGSTVVIYK
- a CDS encoding DUF190 domain-containing protein, which translates into the protein MRTLLLRIYLSENDKYKGKTAHHAVIEFLKEQGIAGATVHHCIEGYGIHHKIHTASVLRLGTDLPVIVQAVDREEKIRDLIPKLKEILPTELMIVQEAEVVSGEGFKENI